One genomic region from Streptomyces sp. NBC_01304 encodes:
- a CDS encoding peptidoglycan D,D-transpeptidase FtsI family protein: MNRTLRHIAVLCGVLVLALLLRMTWVQVVDYKELAEHPNNRRVAIDSFAQARGNIIVGGEPITGSARTTGSDLKYKRTYKDGPLYAPVTGYFSQAQGATFLEGVHKDILSGKDRRLLGNPVDALTGKKSLPGDVVTTIDPAAQKAAYKGLKDLDAKGAVVALDPRTGKILAMASTPSYDPSVFAGISGKEGEAFEKLAKDKRKPLNNRALRESYPPGSTFKILTAAAALEHGTITDIDAPSGAKDPYKLPQSSREVGSLVPDSRCDKASLKTALQWSCNNVFLDTALKTGKDKMRETAEKFGFNKEQFTPVRSAASGYPKELDQPQTALTGIGQGSATTTPLQMAMVTAGLANGGKVMKPYMVDELRGPDLDTIEKSEPEVLGQAVSPDTARKVQQMMEHTVTDGTGGKVKIDGVTVGGKPGTAQHGADVRDEDPYAWFVSYAKQADGSSPVAVAVFVDPEDMDISRPDIAGGRLGAPIAKAVMQAVLKR; the protein is encoded by the coding sequence GTGAACCGCACCCTCCGCCACATAGCCGTCCTCTGCGGAGTCCTGGTCCTCGCGCTGCTCCTGCGCATGACCTGGGTGCAGGTCGTCGACTACAAGGAGCTGGCCGAGCACCCGAACAACCGCCGCGTCGCCATCGATTCGTTCGCGCAGGCCCGCGGCAACATCATCGTCGGCGGCGAGCCGATCACCGGCTCCGCCCGCACCACCGGCTCGGACCTCAAGTACAAGCGGACGTACAAGGACGGTCCCCTGTACGCCCCCGTCACCGGCTACTTCTCGCAGGCGCAGGGCGCGACCTTCCTCGAAGGCGTCCACAAGGACATCCTCAGCGGCAAGGACCGCAGGCTGCTCGGCAACCCCGTCGACGCGCTCACCGGTAAGAAGTCCCTCCCCGGCGACGTCGTCACCACCATCGACCCGGCCGCCCAGAAGGCCGCGTACAAGGGACTGAAGGACCTCGACGCCAAGGGCGCGGTGGTCGCCCTGGACCCCCGTACCGGCAAGATCCTCGCCATGGCGAGCACGCCCTCGTACGACCCCTCCGTCTTCGCGGGCATCTCCGGCAAGGAGGGCGAGGCCTTCGAGAAGCTGGCGAAGGACAAGCGCAAGCCGCTCAACAACCGTGCGCTGCGCGAGAGTTACCCGCCGGGCTCGACCTTCAAGATCCTCACCGCGGCCGCCGCCCTGGAGCACGGCACGATCACCGACATCGACGCGCCGTCCGGCGCGAAGGACCCGTACAAGCTGCCGCAGAGTTCCAGGGAAGTCGGCAGCCTCGTGCCCGACTCCCGGTGCGACAAGGCCTCGTTGAAGACCGCCCTGCAGTGGTCCTGCAACAACGTCTTCCTCGACACGGCCCTGAAGACCGGCAAGGACAAGATGCGGGAGACCGCGGAGAAGTTCGGGTTCAACAAGGAGCAGTTCACGCCGGTACGTTCCGCCGCCAGCGGCTATCCGAAGGAGCTTGATCAGCCGCAGACCGCGCTGACCGGCATAGGGCAGGGCAGTGCCACCACCACTCCGCTGCAGATGGCCATGGTGACCGCCGGGCTCGCCAACGGCGGCAAGGTGATGAAGCCCTACATGGTCGACGAGCTGCGCGGACCCGACCTCGACACGATCGAGAAGAGCGAGCCCGAGGTCCTCGGCCAGGCCGTCTCGCCCGACACCGCCCGCAAGGTGCAGCAGATGATGGAGCACACCGTCACCGACGGCACGGGCGGCAAGGTGAAGATCGACGGGGTGACGGTCGGCGGCAAGCCGGGCACCGCCCAGCACGGTGCGGACGTACGCGACGAGGATCCGTACGCCTGGTTCGTGTCCTACGCCAAGCAGGCCGACGGCTCCTCGCCGGTCGCGGTCGCCGTGTTCGTGGACCCCGAGGACATGGACATCTCCCG
- a CDS encoding alpha/beta hydrolase family esterase produces the protein MLKPLAGFLTLGLALTACATHQDPADPTTPSAASSSAPVDQRAHLKVDGVSRAFLLHRPAATKAPKPLVIAFHGRGETADRMRDRTRLNTATAARGMLIAYPEGLHKGWGAGTARTERRPDPDADVRFAEALVDELVRTEGADPRRVYVVGFSNGGSMALRIAAQRPRLVAAAGAVAAQLPTGSAEVKPTGPVPLLLIHGADDPVRPLAGRPAGDPPNPGDEPITPTRSTRATAEAFAAKGPHGKADETAAAGYDRTDWSSPKAPVELLVMHDAGHTWPGSPEKPSKGFGRTSTALDATTTILDFLVKPEGNPAGSNLEDNPGAQP, from the coding sequence TTGCTCAAGCCTTTGGCCGGATTCCTCACCCTCGGCCTGGCCCTCACCGCCTGCGCCACGCACCAGGACCCCGCCGACCCCACGACCCCGTCCGCGGCGTCCTCCTCGGCACCCGTCGACCAGCGCGCACACCTCAAGGTCGACGGCGTCTCGCGCGCCTTCCTCCTGCACCGGCCGGCCGCGACCAAAGCCCCCAAGCCCCTAGTGATCGCCTTCCACGGCAGAGGCGAAACCGCCGACCGCATGCGCGACCGCACTCGCCTCAACACCGCAACTGCCGCCCGCGGCATGCTCATTGCCTACCCCGAGGGCCTGCACAAGGGCTGGGGCGCCGGCACCGCACGCACCGAGCGGCGCCCCGACCCGGACGCCGACGTCCGGTTCGCCGAGGCACTGGTCGACGAACTGGTGCGGACCGAGGGGGCCGACCCCCGCCGCGTCTATGTCGTCGGCTTCTCCAACGGCGGCTCGATGGCCCTGCGCATCGCCGCCCAGCGCCCCCGCCTGGTCGCCGCCGCGGGCGCGGTCGCGGCCCAGCTCCCGACCGGGTCCGCCGAGGTGAAGCCCACCGGACCGGTCCCGCTCCTGCTCATCCACGGAGCCGACGACCCCGTACGTCCCCTCGCGGGCCGGCCCGCTGGGGACCCGCCGAACCCGGGCGACGAACCGATCACCCCGACGAGGTCGACCCGCGCCACGGCCGAGGCCTTCGCCGCCAAGGGCCCGCACGGCAAGGCCGACGAGACGGCGGCCGCCGGCTACGACCGCACGGACTGGAGCTCCCCGAAGGCCCCGGTCGAACTCCTGGTCATGCACGACGCGGGCCACACCTGGCCCGGCTCACCGGAGAAGCCGTCCAAGGGATTCGGCCGCACCAGCACCGCCCTCGACGCGACCACCACGATCCTCGACTTCCTCGTGAAGCCCGAAGGCAACCCCGCAGGCAGCAACCTCGAAGACAATCCCGGAGCCCAGCCGTGA